The region TCTCACCCGATTCGGCATCCCAGGCATCCAAGGAATCGACACTCGCGCCCTCACCAAACACCTCCGCAGCCTCGGCGCCATGCGGGCCCTCCTCACGACCGAGCCGCTCACCCCAGAACAGGCCGTCGAGCGCGCGCAGGCCAGCCCTTCCATGGTCGGCTCGGACTTTGTCCAAGAAGTCACCACCAGCCAGGCTTATCACTGGGACGCGGACCACAAGGAAAGCCGCCAGTGGACCCTCCCCGTGCCAGAAACCAACGCCGGCGCCAGCCAACGCGAGAGCGAAGGCCCCCATGTCTTCCATCCGCTACCGCCGGTGAAGCACCGCATCGTGGCCTACGATTTCGGCATCAAGCGCAACATCCTGCGGAGCCTGCGACAGCATGGCTTTGAGGTCACGGTCGTTCCGGCCTCCGAAAAAGCGGCCGATGTGCTGGCCCGCGAACCCGACGGCGTCTTCCTCTCCAACGGCCCGGGAGACCCCGACGCCCTTGGCTACGTGCACGGGGAAGTGACCCAACTCATCGGAAAGAAGCCCCTCTTCGGCATCTGCCTCGGGAACCAAATCCTGGGCCATGCCTTCGGCGGCAAAACCTTCAAGCTAAAGTTCGGTCACCGGGGCGGGAACCAGCCCGTCAAAGACCTGCGACGCGGCACCGTCGCCATCACCTCCCAGAACCACGGCTTTGCCGTCGACCCCGACACCTTGCCCGCCAACGTGGAAGTGACCCACATCAACCTCAATGACGGGACCGTCGAAGGCATGGCGCACAAAGAGGCCCCCGTCTTCAGCGTGCAATATCACCCCGAAGCCGCGCCCGGCCCCCACGACGCTGCTTACCTCTTCCAAGAGTTCGCCCAGCTCATCGAATCCACCCGCTAAATCCCTCCCCTCCCGGGGTCCTGAACCCCGAAACCTTCAGGCCCCCCACTCAGCGAATCCATGTCGAACACCGTCATAATCGGCGCCCAATGGGGCGATGAAGGAAAAGGAAAAATCGTCGATTACCTCACTGAAAGCGCCGATGTCGTGGTCCGCTCCCAAGGGGGCAACAACGCGGGCCACACCGTCA is a window of Verrucomicrobiota bacterium DNA encoding:
- the carA gene encoding glutamine-hydrolyzing carbamoyl-phosphate synthase small subunit translates to MKKALLALEDGRWFEGTAFGAETTATGEICFNTSMTGYQEVLTDPSYRGQIVAMTYTEIGNYGISPLDMESHQPHVRGFVVEELCDTPSNWRSVETLDAFLTRFGIPGIQGIDTRALTKHLRSLGAMRALLTTEPLTPEQAVERAQASPSMVGSDFVQEVTTSQAYHWDADHKESRQWTLPVPETNAGASQRESEGPHVFHPLPPVKHRIVAYDFGIKRNILRSLRQHGFEVTVVPASEKAADVLAREPDGVFLSNGPGDPDALGYVHGEVTQLIGKKPLFGICLGNQILGHAFGGKTFKLKFGHRGGNQPVKDLRRGTVAITSQNHGFAVDPDTLPANVEVTHINLNDGTVEGMAHKEAPVFSVQYHPEAAPGPHDAAYLFQEFAQLIESTR